The genomic segment AAGGCAGGGAGGGGTTACCCTCTAGTGATGTCAAAAGGTTACATTTCTGGATGGAGAGTAGGCTGGACTCCGTGAGTTCTATGAGTTGCTGAAGGTCCGTGTGAAGCTGTGTGAGATCCTCCAGCTGGGTCGGGTCAGTAACTGCCCGCAGGGTTAGATCCACCTGCTCCAGCTGAGCTCTGTATGTTTGAAGCGCAGCGGCCAGGCTCTCTTCGTCCATTGTACAACACTAGAAGGCGTAGCAGATCTCTGCAGGACACACAAACAACATACAATTAGAGTGGGGTATATagctcccccccctcccccagggtGTTGTAGAACTATTCCCCTCAGAAAATAGGCTAATGGCCTTCCTATGAGATACAGGCGCCAAATCAGAAGTAGAAGTTGCAGGTAAAcatgatgattgatcccaatgttattaatagaggaaaaatataaatacataggaaggctagtatttctttccagaaaaggtggcaaccctacgtggactacaactcccatcattcaTTCTCACTATCTCTACTTTCTCTATAGGCCCCAGGTGCAGCACTGAGGGCAAGCTTGGCCTCATAGCGataataaaggcaaaaaatagcgaataataaagcaaaaaagcCACTGACCATAGAGTCGCGTGGAGAAGCAGCTAGACCGGGTCGGCAGCCATGTTGCTGTCCCGCCAGACTACGCACAGAGCCGGGTCAGTTAAAATTCTCGTGGCTGTGTAGGGGTCTAAGTCACCAGGACCTATAATAGGTACCGGTAGCTTCCTTCCGGTTTGTTCTCAAATCCGTGAACCCCCTTACCCCGCATCTTCCGCCACACACAAGATGGCCGCCAAAAAATCCCCCGGTTCTCTTCCCGTGGTGCATTGCGTGCGGCAATTGAAGCTGATGTGGAATTCAGGTGAGTGAGGGGCAGTTAGTGCCGAAGCCTGGGGGGCATAGCTGCACTTGTGCCCGTGATCGGGGTAAATAGAAGCACTTCTTCTCCTGACAGGGGGAAATGACAGCACTGCTGCCCTCAAGTTGGGCAAATAAACGTTCTTCCCCTTAAGACAAGAATAAATACTCAGCATTTGCCAGTTAGTTGGCTTGATAACATTTGGGGTAAAGATAAGCACTTTTGGCCCATGAGGGGGATTATATAACATCACCTATTTTACTAAGAGGGGTAACTGATAGAATCTCTGCTCCCTAGTGGGTTAAACAGTAGCAGGGTGTTCCAGGCTGTGGCAGAGGAGGAAGGGGCATTAGTTACCTGTGCTGGTGGCCAGCATGGCATTTGGTTGGTATAACTAGGGCACTGCAGTATGAGGACCTGGTGCAGGTGCCTGAGAGATGGAGATTGGTGCTGCCATAAGACACAATCTTATATAGCTTGCTCCCCACGTGCAGTGATTCCTGCGGCATCCGATTACCCAGACGTGTGCCCAATCTGCTCAGTAATTCCATTGGTGTTTCCCACAGGTGCCCAACATGTACACCCTGCTGTCCGGCCTGTATAAGTACATGTTCCAGAAGGAGGAGTACTGCATCCTCATCCTGGGCCTCGACAATGCTGGAAAAACTGTGAGTGCGGCTGCCTGGCTTTGTGGGGCATGGCTAGCATTTTATTTGCCCAAAGACTGTGcatgtaactccctgcactctggGGCAATTGGGGAAGGGAACGGTGCCACCCTTGTAACAAAGGGGCAGATATATGGATATAGGCTTGTACTGGATGTCCCACTATGTGTGTAGCAAATGAACATTCGCTGTAAGCCTCTCACTTACATTTTCTCACCCTAGACCTTCCTGGAACAGACGAAAATCCAGTTCAGCCGTAACTACAAGGGAATGAACTTGTCCAAGATCACAACCACAGTTGGGCTGAACAGTAAGTTCTTCCTGGTGACTGCCAGCTAAACCGTGATTTGTCAaccatacatatgggagggacaTGCCATACTGTTAGGtggctccccaaccctttttaccagtgagccacgtTCAGATGTAgagaaagttggagagcaacataagcatgcaaaaagttcattGGGGTGccatatttagggtgttattgGCTATAATAGCTCCTGCGTGGACTGGCATCCTGCAGGAGTCTCTCGTTGGCAGTactcatggtttttatgcaactaaagaagcaggaattcaaaaacaagcacttgctttaaggccactgggagcaacatccaaggggtcggagagcaacatgtcgctcaaaATAcattgattggggatcactgccttaaacaATACACTATGAGGGTATAGCTGTTGTGTGCCCAGAGAATTCCGTCTCTGcatatttgttttaatacaaatGAGAGGGAGGTGCcaaattgtttcccttagacagtacagtattagGGTATGCTGCTGGGGCCTTGGGGGACTTACCATCCCTATGTGTATTGCAGTTGGTACCATTGATGTGGGGAAGGTGCGGCTGATGTTCTGGGACCTGGGAGGGCAGGAAGAACTGCAGGCACTGTGGGATAAGGTGAGTCACTGTAGAAGAGGGTGGGTTTGTCTGTATGGGAGACCCAATTTCCTGTGGAACCTACATTGACCCTGCTTTCTCCCAGTATTATGCGGAGTCGCACGGGGTGATCTACGTCATTGATTCCACAGATGAAACGCGCCTCTCAGAATCTAAACACGCCTTTGGTAAGTCTCTAAGGACATGCCCCTGTGTCTGTCCTTTAATGTGATACTGTTACAACCAACACTGTGTACCTATGTACAGCTCTCAATCCCTCTTAAGGCATGAAGCAGCACCCCCATACAAGGTTGTGTGCACTGAAACCCCTTCCAAAGTCTCGGTGGCACATGCTAATAAGTGTGGGAAGTAACTATGGGAAAGGGCTGCTATCTGTGTATGGGACCAGGGACCATGGCTACATTTTAACCCCTTGTGTCTTTTCAGAGCGTATGATCAGCAGCGAGTCCTTGGAGGGAGTTCCTATCCTGGTTCTGGCTAACAAGCAGGATGTGGAGGTACATAATAGGAACTGCCCCACACCCACAATTCTTCTCTTGTGCTCTACATCTGCCACCAAGAACTTTGTGTAACTTTTTTTCACCCCACCTTCCCCCTTTTTGTTACTGTGGTGCTTATAGATGTCATCAGAGGGATCAGGTTTGTGCCCCTCCATCCCATGACCCTATACACAAGGCACAGAGAATGAATGTCCCTGGCTTTGCCCTGTATGTTTCACACCAGCCACCAGCAGGGGGAGCCCGAGGTCTGATAAAGAACAGTACTCTCTTCGGAGTCCGTAAAAGTTAATTTCCCATGCTGCCATTCTGTGCCCAAGTGCTTGTCATGTGTTACTGCAGAAAACACTGGTACTTCATGTCAATACCATAGATTATATGATCTGTAGCACAGAAAGGGTTGAGAACTTCAAATGTAGTTTATCTTCTCTTTACTTTATTACATtactgccccttatatatttatatagtgatcatatctcccccCCCCTTAACTGcatcttctccagtgtaacccatTCTCTTTATCAACTTAGTCACTCTTCTtggtactttctc from the Xenopus laevis strain J_2021 chromosome 9_10L, Xenopus_laevis_v10.1, whole genome shotgun sequence genome contains:
- the arfrp1.L gene encoding ADP-ribosylation factor-related protein 1, with amino-acid sequence MYTLLSGLYKYMFQKEEYCILILGLDNAGKTTFLEQTKIQFSRNYKGMNLSKITTTVGLNIGTIDVGKVRLMFWDLGGQEELQALWDKYYAESHGVIYVIDSTDETRLSESKHAFERMISSESLEGVPILVLANKQDVEGCLSIPDIKTAFSDCINKIGKRDCLTQACSALSGTGLNEGVEWMVKCVMRNIHRPPRQKDIT